In Paenibacillus sp. 1781tsa1, one DNA window encodes the following:
- a CDS encoding CPBP family intramembrane glutamic endopeptidase, whose protein sequence is MRKIIQFPLVWMFTGAFILVVFGSMSSRIFIGSDGFISIVHALAGGVLFIAIYWLIMRFLAGQRNVEEIHRKRAGTETIFGAFVGLIFIGVSVGVIVLLGGYTFTWSTEHSITPIFALAISSAIVEELVFRGLFLQAMERLIGSWIALAVTSLFFGLAHLANPGATIWSSIAIFIEAGVLLGAGFLWRRNLWFVMGLHFVWNAFEGMLGIPVSGMALDGLFEVQMTGSTLLTGGNFGLEASIVPMFVSLLIAIPMLINAYRNGNIISKKRKSSKSLHPPQ, encoded by the coding sequence ATGAGGAAAATTATTCAGTTTCCGTTGGTATGGATGTTTACAGGAGCATTTATTTTGGTAGTGTTTGGCTCAATGTCTAGCAGGATATTTATTGGTTCAGATGGCTTCATATCTATTGTGCATGCCCTGGCTGGAGGTGTTCTCTTCATCGCTATATACTGGCTTATCATGAGATTTCTGGCAGGTCAGCGCAACGTTGAAGAGATACATAGAAAAAGGGCAGGAACCGAGACCATTTTTGGTGCTTTTGTTGGACTGATTTTTATTGGGGTTTCTGTAGGTGTCATTGTTTTGCTTGGGGGATATACGTTCACATGGTCTACCGAACACTCCATCACGCCCATATTCGCTTTGGCGATTAGTTCGGCTATTGTAGAAGAGTTGGTGTTCCGTGGTTTGTTCCTGCAAGCGATGGAAAGACTGATCGGAAGCTGGATCGCGTTGGCCGTAACTTCGCTCTTTTTTGGTTTAGCCCATCTCGCTAACCCCGGAGCCACCATCTGGAGCTCTATCGCGATATTCATAGAGGCAGGTGTGTTACTGGGGGCAGGCTTCTTGTGGCGGCGAAACCTGTGGTTTGTCATGGGACTCCATTTTGTATGGAATGCGTTTGAGGGCATGTTAGGTATACCGGTTTCGGGCATGGCCTTGGACGGTTTATTTGAAGTTCAAATGACAGGTTCAACACTTCTGACTGGAGGAAACTTCGGCCTTGAAGCCTCCATTGTACCGATGTTCGTCAGTCTACTGATTGCAATTCCTATGCTGATTAACGCTTACAGGAACGGCAATATTATAAGTAAGAAGAGAAAATCCTCTAAATCACTTCATCCCCCCCAATAA
- a CDS encoding helix-turn-helix domain-containing protein, giving the protein MKYEFNFDQLCPATYAFQVIGGKWNLPILAILSENDCIRYNELKRRLPGITGTMLTNCLKDLIHSGIVHREQYNEVPPRVEYSLTESGKELVPLIESMVMWGQKHMTAGVKEQDI; this is encoded by the coding sequence GTGAAATACGAGTTTAATTTCGATCAGTTATGTCCAGCGACTTATGCATTTCAGGTCATTGGAGGCAAGTGGAATCTTCCGATCCTGGCGATCCTCAGTGAAAATGACTGTATACGTTACAATGAATTAAAAAGAAGATTGCCTGGTATTACCGGAACGATGCTAACGAACTGTTTGAAGGATTTGATTCATTCCGGCATCGTGCATCGGGAGCAATATAACGAGGTACCACCGAGAGTGGAATATTCGCTCACCGAATCGGGCAAGGAATTGGTTCCTTTAATTGAATCCATGGTCATGTGGGGTCAGAAACATATGACAGCAGGTGTGAAGGAACAAGATATATAA
- a CDS encoding transcriptional regulator, whose product MMLGTDAPSLIIYEALASEARLNIVRLLLQNREMHINALAKELYLSKAIVSTHVSKLQKAGIVGSRMKRENGGTYKYCFILQEFMTINLSPDPVDAPYHEVSIPVGQYTDYEAWPTCGIATTTQMIGQYDTPACFMDPDRVNAGILWMARGFLEYKIPNYLNTEQHLQEIEISLELSSEAPQVNENWPSDIRFSLNGNHLGTWTSPGDFGDRKGKHTPLWWKLDVNQYGVLKVLRINGEGTFMDGQRISDVRIHDLQLDSSTYWTFGLKPEEGVAGRGGLTLFGKGFGNYDQDILIRYYYNAQENQTSDE is encoded by the coding sequence ATGATGCTTGGCACGGATGCCCCGTCCTTGATCATATATGAGGCGCTCGCCAGCGAGGCCCGTTTAAATATCGTTCGTTTATTATTGCAAAACAGGGAGATGCATATTAATGCGCTTGCCAAAGAGCTGTACCTGAGCAAAGCCATCGTTAGTACACATGTAAGCAAATTGCAGAAAGCGGGCATCGTAGGCAGCCGCATGAAGCGCGAGAACGGTGGAACGTATAAATACTGCTTTATTCTGCAAGAATTTATGACTATCAATCTTTCTCCTGACCCAGTAGATGCTCCTTACCATGAAGTCTCTATTCCGGTTGGTCAGTATACGGATTACGAAGCTTGGCCCACCTGTGGCATTGCAACAACAACGCAAATGATTGGACAATATGACACACCAGCCTGCTTCATGGATCCGGATCGGGTGAACGCGGGAATCCTTTGGATGGCACGAGGTTTTCTGGAATATAAGATTCCCAATTATCTCAATACAGAACAGCATCTCCAGGAAATTGAAATTTCACTCGAACTCAGTTCGGAAGCACCCCAAGTCAATGAAAACTGGCCTTCCGACATTCGCTTCTCACTTAATGGCAATCACTTGGGAACATGGACAAGCCCAGGGGACTTTGGGGATCGGAAAGGCAAGCATACACCGCTATGGTGGAAATTGGACGTCAACCAGTATGGTGTACTGAAAGTACTGCGCATTAACGGAGAAGGGACGTTTATGGATGGCCAGCGCATCTCGGATGTGCGTATCCATGATCTGCAACTGGATTCTTCCACCTACTGGACGTTTGGATTGAAGCCGGAAGAGGGAGTAGCTGGCCGAGGTGGGCTTACCCTGTTTGGCAAAGGTTTTGGCAACTATGATCAGGATATCCTGATTCGGTACTATTATAATGCTCAGGAAAACCAAACTTCGGATGAATAG
- a CDS encoding S9 family peptidase, with product MLQRKRIWISLLVFILLIVGTGTYIIVQQDYSMVEQHIEIQTPQGKLTGTLSLPKNESGKLGLVLFIHGDGPIDSTHSDGYKPLWERLASIGYASLSLDKRGIGGSEGNWLNQSIDDRVVEAEQAFAWAKEQPMIDGSKIGVWGASQAGWVIPKLAGKENLAFSILVSPAINWLRQGEYYTRSQMAKDGFSATEIQAQVDYNNKINDVLKRHGSYEEYIRLARQGEEKMIKDRWNFVSKNFTVDATVDLHNFKTPVLLLLGEDDVNVDIKDTESAYRQEVKPSYLLHKKIFQNTEHSMLPTSIAGSEWRMGLRFLFAPRSITTPGYMDEIEQFLTKLAL from the coding sequence ATGCTTCAACGTAAAAGAATCTGGATTTCACTACTCGTCTTCATTTTATTAATTGTGGGTACAGGAACGTACATTATTGTGCAACAGGACTACAGTATGGTCGAACAACACATCGAAATTCAAACCCCACAAGGCAAACTGACAGGTACACTGTCTCTGCCTAAGAACGAATCAGGCAAGCTGGGACTCGTGCTTTTCATCCATGGGGATGGTCCGATTGATTCGACACATAGCGATGGATATAAGCCATTGTGGGAGCGCCTTGCTTCCATAGGATACGCTTCGTTGTCGCTGGACAAACGCGGCATAGGTGGATCCGAAGGCAACTGGCTGAATCAAAGCATCGATGATCGCGTAGTTGAAGCCGAGCAAGCTTTCGCTTGGGCGAAAGAGCAACCGATGATTGATGGTTCCAAGATTGGTGTGTGGGGAGCAAGTCAGGCGGGGTGGGTCATTCCCAAGCTTGCAGGCAAGGAAAATCTCGCATTTAGTATTCTCGTTTCTCCAGCGATCAATTGGCTGAGACAGGGAGAATACTACACACGGAGTCAAATGGCCAAGGATGGATTTTCGGCCACTGAGATACAAGCACAGGTGGATTACAATAACAAGATTAATGATGTGTTGAAACGTCATGGTTCTTATGAGGAATACATTAGGCTTGCACGTCAAGGTGAGGAGAAGATGATCAAGGATCGTTGGAACTTTGTGAGCAAAAACTTCACAGTGGATGCAACGGTGGATTTGCACAATTTCAAAACACCAGTACTGCTATTGCTTGGAGAAGATGACGTCAATGTCGATATCAAGGATACCGAGAGTGCATATCGTCAGGAAGTCAAGCCGTCGTACTTGCTTCACAAGAAGATTTTTCAAAATACGGAGCATTCGATGCTTCCTACATCCATTGCAGGCTCGGAATGGAGAATGGGGCTGAGATTCCTGTTTGCTCCAAGAAGTATTACCACCCCTGGGTATATGGACGAGATTGAACAATTCCTGACCAAATTGGCGTTATAA
- a CDS encoding beta-glucoside-specific PTS transporter subunit IIABC has protein sequence MNHRELSKEIIRLTGGQENITQAWHCITRLRFNVREQNKVQLEQIKALDGVLGAQFQNDQFQVVIGNQVAAVYEQIEDQMKHSGISKPETDAPRSKGINAVLDTISGIFTPILPAIVGTGMLKGILALLVTLGAIQEKSGEYQVLSSIANAAFYFLPFLLALSSARKFKVNEYIALTLAGTLLYPTILNAYLANQLEPIRFLSLPVSIVNYTQSVIPIILGVWLLSYVHRWVDRFIPGPVKVIFTSMIVLVITVPILLIAIGPLGNYMGIYLEMGTSWLFAHSGPLTGIILGGLMPLIVMTGMHYAFFPGTLQNLSKLGYDVLLLPINLITNMSQAGAVTAVFLKTKDKKMKSIALSSGISALLGITEPALYGVTLKLKKPFYASLIGGAAGGGFITAVGLKCFGFAVPGLLSLPLYIGPNGGMSNFWYALIGIGISFSVSFVVTLLLKWEEPNTRNSAMSDSAQTLTEQELNTTTAFSQETVTPVTVHSIAEKKGEVFSPLTGELVPLAELPDQTFAEEMTGKGIAIRPQDGRVTAPFDGTVTLVAKSKHAIMLTSSSGIDILIHVGLNSVSLKGKFFDVKVVAGQEVKKGDLLLEFDMDGIQGAGIDLVTPVIVTNTPDYLDVVPVQVKGVIPMNELLLLTVR, from the coding sequence ATGAATCACCGGGAGTTGTCCAAAGAAATTATTCGATTAACGGGCGGACAGGAAAATATTACGCAAGCTTGGCATTGTATCACACGACTTCGCTTCAATGTTCGAGAGCAAAACAAAGTTCAATTGGAACAGATCAAAGCACTCGATGGCGTGCTCGGTGCACAGTTTCAGAACGATCAGTTTCAAGTGGTAATTGGTAACCAGGTTGCAGCCGTATATGAGCAGATCGAGGATCAGATGAAGCATAGTGGCATATCAAAGCCTGAAACAGACGCGCCGCGCTCTAAAGGGATTAATGCTGTTTTGGATACAATCTCCGGCATTTTTACTCCGATTCTGCCTGCCATCGTAGGTACCGGGATGTTAAAGGGGATTCTGGCACTGCTCGTTACACTTGGCGCGATACAGGAGAAAAGCGGGGAGTATCAAGTTCTGTCCTCAATCGCTAATGCGGCCTTTTATTTCTTGCCTTTCCTTCTGGCTCTATCATCTGCCCGCAAGTTCAAAGTGAATGAATATATCGCCCTGACGCTTGCAGGTACTTTATTGTATCCAACGATTCTGAATGCGTATCTGGCAAACCAGCTTGAACCAATTCGTTTTCTCTCGCTGCCCGTGTCCATTGTGAATTATACCCAGTCCGTTATTCCCATTATTCTGGGTGTGTGGCTTCTGAGTTATGTACATCGCTGGGTCGATCGTTTTATTCCCGGTCCTGTCAAAGTCATCTTTACCTCGATGATTGTGCTAGTCATCACGGTGCCAATTCTATTAATTGCGATTGGCCCCCTAGGGAATTACATGGGCATCTATCTGGAAATGGGTACTTCCTGGCTCTTTGCCCATTCAGGTCCGTTAACCGGCATTATTCTCGGCGGCCTCATGCCTCTGATTGTTATGACGGGTATGCATTATGCGTTCTTCCCAGGCACATTGCAGAATCTGAGCAAACTTGGATATGACGTGCTTTTGCTGCCGATCAACCTGATAACCAATATGAGTCAGGCTGGTGCAGTCACGGCTGTTTTCCTTAAGACCAAAGATAAAAAAATGAAATCCATTGCTTTATCCAGTGGCATATCCGCCTTGCTTGGTATTACTGAACCCGCACTGTATGGTGTCACCTTGAAGCTGAAAAAACCGTTTTACGCTTCACTTATTGGTGGGGCAGCAGGGGGTGGCTTTATTACCGCAGTGGGTCTGAAATGCTTCGGTTTTGCTGTACCAGGATTGCTCTCACTTCCGTTATACATTGGCCCGAATGGTGGCATGTCTAATTTCTGGTATGCATTAATCGGAATTGGCATCAGCTTTAGCGTTTCTTTCGTAGTGACTTTGCTGCTCAAGTGGGAAGAGCCAAATACACGCAATTCCGCCATGTCCGACTCAGCACAAACATTAACCGAACAGGAACTGAATACAACTACTGCCTTTTCTCAAGAAACGGTGACACCTGTCACAGTACATTCCATCGCGGAAAAGAAGGGAGAGGTGTTCAGCCCGCTCACTGGTGAATTGGTGCCGCTCGCAGAGCTTCCAGATCAAACGTTTGCTGAGGAAATGACCGGGAAAGGTATTGCAATTCGTCCGCAGGATGGACGTGTTACAGCTCCTTTTGACGGAACCGTCACGTTGGTCGCCAAAAGTAAACATGCGATTATGCTGACCTCATCCAGTGGAATTGACATTCTCATTCATGTTGGACTAAACAGTGTATCGCTCAAAGGGAAATTTTTTGACGTGAAGGTTGTTGCTGGACAAGAAGTGAAGAAGGGTGATTTACTTCTGGAATTTGATATGGATGGCATTCAGGGTGCGGGTATTGACCTTGTGACACCAGTCATCGTAACCAATACGCCGGATTACCTCGATGTAGTACCTGTTCAGGTGAAGGGGGTGATTCCAATGAATGAATTGCTTCTCCTCACCGTTCGTTAA
- a CDS encoding DsbA family protein has product MSNESMMCDLETGICGVSEEEAMQEINLNHVEKRVTIYYATDPICSHCWALEPVLHRLVEEYGHYFTLQIKMGGLLANWNGFSDGANGIQKPSDVAGHWREVGEHSRMPIDGSLWHDNPILSSYPPSRVFKVIQSTHPGKEHEFLRRAREAVFAFNQNIGEDDVLTDIVNQLGLNGKEVVDAAAQQSAQDLLEEDFERVAGLGVRGFPSIIIVNKENQGMKIVGARSLETYVQALQQVLVVDLKPKQIPSLQQKIDEGHLLFSKEMEVMYNIEKSDIASYVKSELAEHTYRIGHILNEMYIEQI; this is encoded by the coding sequence GTGAGTAATGAATCTATGATGTGTGATCTGGAAACAGGCATATGTGGTGTGAGCGAAGAAGAGGCTATGCAAGAAATTAATCTGAATCACGTTGAGAAAAGGGTAACCATTTATTACGCAACAGATCCGATTTGCTCTCACTGCTGGGCGCTAGAGCCGGTGCTTCATCGGTTGGTTGAGGAATACGGTCATTATTTTACGTTGCAAATCAAAATGGGTGGGCTACTGGCTAACTGGAATGGTTTCTCGGATGGCGCTAACGGAATTCAGAAGCCTTCGGACGTTGCAGGGCATTGGAGGGAAGTGGGTGAACATTCACGTATGCCCATCGATGGTTCCTTATGGCACGATAATCCAATACTTTCTTCCTATCCGCCATCTCGCGTATTTAAGGTCATTCAGAGTACACACCCTGGTAAAGAGCATGAATTTTTAAGACGTGCGCGTGAAGCCGTGTTTGCATTTAATCAAAATATTGGAGAAGATGATGTGCTGACGGATATCGTCAATCAACTGGGTTTGAATGGAAAAGAAGTGGTTGACGCAGCTGCACAGCAATCTGCACAAGATTTATTAGAGGAAGACTTTGAGCGTGTTGCTGGTTTGGGAGTTAGAGGTTTCCCATCCATTATCATTGTAAATAAAGAGAACCAAGGGATGAAAATTGTCGGAGCACGTTCTCTTGAAACATATGTGCAAGCACTTCAGCAGGTGCTGGTTGTTGATCTGAAACCAAAACAGATACCCTCGTTGCAGCAGAAAATCGATGAGGGACACCTTCTTTTTTCTAAAGAAATGGAGGTCATGTACAATATCGAAAAGAGTGACATTGCATCATATGTGAAATCTGAATTGGCAGAGCACACATATCGTATCGGTCACATCTTGAATGAGATGTATATTGAGCAGATCTGA
- a CDS encoding GNAT family N-acetyltransferase, translating into MLELEFTTLEEWDEAMWTRMERIYHEAFQSGAKTKVILRSMLDRGVGYLHTGVHQGKVVAMAVTGLVGKAVDRILIIDYLAVDQKLRGLGIGTWMLEQLRAWALGEHEIKGILIEAESGTTVAHQERIQFWQRNGFILTSYVHQYRMVPEPYQAMMLPLDRSTHVPDDGEALFRYINAFHKVAYRKS; encoded by the coding sequence ATGCTGGAATTAGAGTTTACCACTTTAGAGGAGTGGGATGAAGCAATGTGGACACGGATGGAGCGGATCTATCATGAAGCCTTTCAAAGCGGTGCGAAGACAAAAGTGATTCTGCGCAGTATGCTAGACCGAGGGGTTGGTTATTTACATACGGGCGTGCATCAGGGAAAAGTGGTTGCGATGGCTGTTACTGGACTGGTGGGGAAGGCTGTGGACCGCATTCTGATCATTGACTACCTCGCAGTTGATCAGAAGCTGCGCGGGTTGGGCATAGGAACCTGGATGCTGGAGCAGCTCAGAGCCTGGGCGTTAGGGGAACATGAAATCAAAGGGATACTTATCGAGGCAGAGTCCGGGACAACGGTGGCTCATCAGGAACGCATTCAGTTCTGGCAACGCAATGGGTTCATTTTGACCTCCTATGTCCATCAATATAGAATGGTGCCAGAACCATATCAGGCAATGATGCTGCCACTGGACAGAAGCACGCATGTGCCTGATGATGGTGAGGCACTGTTTCGTTATATCAATGCTTTTCACAAGGTTGCTTACCGGAAGAGTTAG
- a CDS encoding MerR family transcriptional regulator, with the protein MTVNAEITISELAKLMHVSVHQIRYFEEKGVLHPAYTADNQYRMYGMDEVYRLAHILLLRKMGLSVQVIKECLTRLTPEEITLLFHQALTDTEAEIKKLQETKHFMEKLLEEKAHLADPVETACHIIQREATPLSLWFEMEATATLNAQTLVQHKGKITNLFEEDLHYVYDSSGIVGMYTPTQEGMHHLMLPAGTYLSCHLFVENEEQLAAHIQHFYANAEEAGYVCQGPLLMVEKSYLSLFTPHKLHYELLSQIITEQEVVL; encoded by the coding sequence ATGACAGTGAATGCTGAAATTACAATTAGCGAATTGGCCAAGCTGATGCACGTATCGGTACATCAAATTCGTTATTTTGAGGAAAAGGGAGTGTTGCATCCAGCTTACACAGCTGATAATCAGTACCGAATGTATGGCATGGATGAAGTGTACCGGCTTGCCCATATTTTATTGCTGCGCAAGATGGGGCTGTCCGTTCAAGTGATCAAAGAATGTCTGACACGTCTTACTCCCGAAGAGATCACACTGCTCTTTCATCAGGCACTGACCGATACCGAAGCTGAGATTAAGAAACTTCAGGAGACCAAGCATTTTATGGAGAAGTTATTGGAGGAAAAAGCACATCTTGCAGATCCGGTGGAGACAGCATGTCACATCATTCAGCGCGAAGCCACGCCGCTATCACTATGGTTTGAGATGGAGGCTACTGCCACGCTGAATGCGCAGACACTTGTACAGCACAAAGGCAAGATCACCAATCTGTTTGAAGAAGATCTCCATTATGTCTACGATTCGTCCGGCATCGTAGGCATGTACACTCCCACTCAGGAAGGAATGCATCATCTGATGCTGCCAGCGGGTACGTATCTGTCCTGTCATCTTTTTGTGGAAAATGAAGAACAACTGGCTGCTCACATTCAGCATTTTTATGCTAACGCCGAAGAGGCGGGATATGTCTGTCAGGGGCCACTACTCATGGTGGAAAAATCGTATTTATCGTTGTTCACACCCCACAAGCTTCATTATGAATTATTGTCACAGATCATAACAGAACAGGAGGTTGTCTTATGA
- the licT gene encoding BglG family transcription antiterminator LicT produces the protein MRFKKSLNNNIALAEDTEGCEVIVIGTGVGFKKVKGQPIEQSQIQKMFRIGSNDKYQRVEQFLSDIPLQVIDITDQIIEEGKTLIGKKLNDSILLTLADHIHFALDRFKKGVDVQNPLHWDIRHLYPAEYRAGEWAVQKINEAFLVSLPSGESSSIALHFVNSQFDSGSMNQTIKITQMINDIIGIMTEHFGMVLNQESADFSRFITHLRYFIVRQLNREVLSFKDQQFLYDVLSERYPISFQCALKIKEAMERQRGFVITPDEMVYLMIHIERVTSRTDMD, from the coding sequence ATGAGGTTCAAAAAATCGTTAAACAATAACATCGCCCTGGCGGAAGACACGGAAGGTTGCGAAGTCATTGTCATCGGAACGGGTGTTGGCTTCAAAAAAGTGAAAGGACAGCCGATTGAGCAGAGCCAGATCCAGAAAATGTTCAGAATCGGCTCGAATGACAAATATCAGCGAGTCGAGCAATTTCTCAGCGATATCCCTCTGCAAGTCATCGACATTACGGATCAGATTATTGAAGAAGGCAAGACGCTGATTGGAAAAAAGCTGAATGACTCGATCCTGTTAACACTGGCGGACCATATTCATTTTGCGCTGGATCGTTTCAAAAAAGGCGTGGATGTGCAAAATCCGCTTCACTGGGACATTCGCCATCTATATCCTGCCGAATACCGTGCCGGAGAATGGGCAGTTCAAAAAATCAATGAAGCTTTTCTGGTCTCACTGCCATCTGGTGAATCAAGCTCTATTGCCCTTCATTTCGTGAACTCTCAATTCGACTCGGGCAGCATGAACCAAACAATTAAAATTACACAGATGATTAACGACATTATAGGGATCATGACGGAACATTTCGGAATGGTACTGAATCAGGAATCTGCTGATTTTTCCAGGTTCATCACCCATCTGAGATACTTCATTGTACGTCAGTTGAACCGGGAAGTGCTCTCTTTTAAAGATCAGCAATTTCTATATGATGTATTGTCGGAGCGATATCCTATCAGCTTCCAATGCGCACTCAAAATAAAGGAGGCGATGGAGAGGCAACGCGGATTCGTGATTACTCCCGATGAGATGGTATATCTCATGATACACATCGAGAGAGTGACATCCCGTACCGATATGGATTAA
- a CDS encoding alpha-N-arabinofuranosidase, giving the protein MLIDKDFQIAEVDPRVYGSFIEHLGRAVYGGIYDPGHPTADAQGFRQDAIEAIKALNVPIVRYPGGNFVSGYNWEDGVGPVAERKRRLELAWWTIETNAVGTNEFADWAKLVGTEVMMAVNLGTRGIDAARNLIEYCNHPSGTYWSDLRISHGYKDPHKFKTWCLGNEMDGPWQIGAMTAYEYGRIANETAKAMKWVDPEIELVACGSSSRDMKTFADWEATVLDLTYENVDYLSLHQYYNNNKDNTYDFLATSLDLDQFIDSVASICDFVQAKKRSKKKLMLSLDEWNVWKSIGTSRMEERWQIAPPEFEDVYTHEDALAVGCYLITILKHADRVKMACLAQLINTIAPIMTENNGAIWFQTTYFPFMHASNFGRGTVLRSITTSPKYDSKDFTDVPYLEAISVHDEENGTITIFAVNRHLDEQLELNVDLRSFGETTFVEHIVLENNDLKATNTKENPRNVLPHNGGHTTVDQGKVQAVLNKASWNVIRLKTKQA; this is encoded by the coding sequence ATGCTTATTGATAAAGACTTTCAGATTGCTGAAGTAGATCCACGTGTCTATGGTTCATTTATAGAACATCTGGGACGGGCCGTATACGGCGGTATTTATGATCCAGGTCATCCCACGGCAGATGCTCAAGGTTTCCGTCAGGACGCCATTGAAGCGATCAAGGCTCTGAACGTACCCATCGTTCGGTATCCGGGCGGCAATTTCGTATCCGGTTACAATTGGGAGGACGGCGTTGGTCCGGTAGCCGAGCGCAAACGCAGACTTGAACTCGCTTGGTGGACGATTGAAACGAATGCAGTGGGAACGAATGAATTTGCGGACTGGGCCAAACTGGTTGGAACCGAAGTGATGATGGCTGTAAATCTGGGTACTCGCGGTATTGATGCGGCCAGAAACCTGATTGAGTACTGCAACCACCCATCCGGCACATACTGGAGTGATCTGCGTATCTCTCATGGTTACAAGGACCCGCATAAATTCAAAACCTGGTGTCTTGGCAACGAAATGGACGGCCCTTGGCAGATTGGTGCAATGACTGCATATGAATACGGTCGTATTGCGAACGAAACAGCCAAAGCGATGAAATGGGTTGATCCAGAGATTGAACTCGTTGCATGTGGCAGCTCCAGCCGTGACATGAAGACATTTGCAGATTGGGAAGCAACTGTACTCGATCTCACCTATGAAAATGTAGACTACTTGTCCCTGCATCAGTATTACAATAACAACAAAGACAACACGTATGATTTCCTGGCGACATCGCTGGATTTGGATCAATTTATTGATAGCGTGGCTTCGATCTGTGATTTTGTACAAGCCAAAAAACGCAGTAAAAAGAAATTGATGCTGTCCCTGGATGAATGGAATGTCTGGAAATCCATTGGCACAAGCCGTATGGAAGAACGCTGGCAGATTGCTCCTCCTGAATTTGAAGATGTATACACGCATGAAGATGCACTAGCCGTGGGTTGTTACCTGATTACCATTCTCAAGCACGCCGACCGTGTAAAAATGGCTTGCCTTGCTCAGTTGATTAACACCATTGCACCAATCATGACAGAAAATAACGGAGCAATCTGGTTCCAGACGACGTATTTCCCGTTCATGCACGCATCCAACTTCGGTCGTGGTACAGTATTGAGATCCATCACAACTTCACCTAAATATGATTCCAAAGACTTTACAGATGTTCCTTATCTCGAAGCGATCAGTGTGCATGATGAAGAGAACGGCACGATCACGATCTTTGCGGTGAACAGACATCTGGATGAGCAATTGGAACTGAATGTGGATCTGCGTTCCTTCGGAGAAACCACATTTGTGGAGCATATCGTATTGGAGAACAACGACTTAAAAGCCACCAATACCAAAGAAAACCCACGCAACGTTCTTCCTCACAACGGCGGGCACACAACCGTAGATCAAGGTAAAGTGCAAGCTGTACTGAACAAAGCGTCGTGGAACGTCATTCGTTTGAAAACCAAACAGGCATAA
- a CDS encoding GNAT family N-acetyltransferase — MTHLVQIERIQPDGYKIASELMAYGFGHKFQRSTAISSSDLAAAFEQMLHHVPQDTGNLRVVAREDDVIVGTMSLKWKPGSHEQIAGKVRGSQVWDACNHIGAWRRLLMLTGIHLLKHEPVMQECYIADIVVHPQHQSKGIGRQLLAWAQQYMLQSPQMSYLSLHVASHNLKAIQMYERLQFHTQNSTKSWMTDMLLGEQQWNYMTRKGDEHAST, encoded by the coding sequence ATGACACATCTCGTTCAGATTGAGCGCATCCAGCCTGATGGTTACAAAATAGCCAGCGAACTGATGGCTTATGGATTTGGACATAAATTCCAGAGATCCACTGCAATATCCTCGTCAGATCTGGCTGCAGCCTTTGAACAGATGCTGCATCATGTTCCCCAAGATACTGGAAATCTGCGCGTGGTCGCACGAGAAGACGATGTCATTGTGGGCACGATGTCGTTGAAGTGGAAGCCAGGCTCTCATGAACAGATCGCTGGAAAGGTGAGAGGTTCCCAGGTGTGGGACGCTTGCAATCACATCGGCGCTTGGAGACGCCTTCTGATGTTAACGGGAATTCATTTGCTGAAACACGAACCTGTGATGCAGGAATGTTACATCGCGGATATCGTTGTGCATCCACAACATCAGAGTAAGGGAATCGGCAGACAATTACTCGCCTGGGCGCAGCAATACATGCTGCAATCCCCTCAGATGTCGTATCTCAGTCTGCATGTGGCAAGTCACAACCTGAAAGCCATTCAGATGTACGAACGTCTGCAGTTTCACACACAAAACAGTACAAAAAGCTGGATGACCGACATGCTTCTCGGTGAACAACAATGGAATTATATGACCCGCAAAGGAGACGAACATGCTTCAACGTAA